Sequence from the Pseudocalidococcus azoricus BACA0444 genome:
TTTGGGTTGAAGGGCTGTCCCATCGAATACAGCTTCAAGTTTATAGAGAATCATTCTCTAAAAGCAATTAGCTAATTTCCAACATAGTCTGACTTTTACCTTTAGTCGGTAAGATAAGAAACAGCCCTGATGGCGTGGGCAGTAATTAAAAAGATCATTACGTTTTATTAGTGAACTAAACATCTTCGACAGTTTTTTATATGGTATCAACTATTAATTTCTGTCATTGTATGGAAGCCTCCTATAGCGTTCTCTATTAATTTCGATACTTTGTGTAGTAGGTTCATCAGTATCTCCTTGAGCAACATGCGCAACCAATAAATACTTTACTCCGTCTAGCACACCAGACTGAACATCTGAGACCAATTGGCTTGAAAAATCCAAGTCTAAACCCTGAAGATAACGACAGCAAATTTTATAAGCTAGTGGAAGTCCCAGCGAATTTATCTTTTTTGCTCGACTCCTAAGAGCTAAGACATGAGGAGTTGGAACAACAATGGCTTGAGTAGATTGATAAGGAATTGAAAAGCAAAGATGACAAAATCCTTGTTTTAATAAATTTATCACGCAGGCATCTGTAGGTTGATTATCGTAGAGTAGTATCTGATGATTGGAGACTTTTGACGACTGATATTCAAGCTGCTTCCAATTTAATTTTGTATATCCCCCACTCGTATACCTTCGTTTTGCTTCAAGGAATGCTACACCAGTCAGTGATTTTTGCTTGGGAAAGGTGAGCCTTATGAGTATGGCTATATCGCCATGATCTTCTTCCAAAACTCCATCAGCTTTGTAAGCATCCCATGCCATCGAGAAACAACTAGGAATGTCAGTGATAGTAACATCTCGAAAGTTTTGTGTTATGCCTTGAAGCCAGGTGTAGCTGATATGGTCTTCATTCCACGCTCTTGGATTGCAACTGTGAACGGAGGAAGAAATAACATTTTCAACTTCGTTCAACCATTGATAAAATCTTAATTTCTTCATTCACGTCAAGCACTAAATTAAGTTTTGACTTTAGCAGTAACCGACAAATTTGGCTACCGTCTAAGCCATTGGACAAACTGTATAACGAAAATGGTCAGCGGCGGCAGAAAAAATAGGCCACCTGCGAGAGCTCCCTGTGCCGTCCGCTGCACCAACGTGTTAGGTTTCCTTTGCATAGCTCAGGTTAAAACATAAACTAGCATGATGACACAAACTCATTAGAGTGGTAATCAATTATAAAAGTCTACACAAGTTGTCATGCCCCAATTATTAAAAAGCTTATGTACGAAATCTGAAGGTATTTGATGATTTGGTGCGTCATGCGGTATAAATTCACCTGATCTTATAAATAGTAAAAGTTTTTCTGGCAAACTGCCTTCTGTTGAAATATTAAGTGCTGAATAGAGTTCTATAATTTCCTCTAATGTATCTGCGCAATTAAAATGATCCCATACAAGCAATACACCACTTAAGGAGGTATTCTGGTTTCTTATTTGATTACGAGCTATTTCTTTTAGTTCATTTAGTTTCCCATGGAAGGCATTGAAGTTATTTATATGCTGTCTTAGCTTTTCTGATACATCAATTAATGCAACTCCATAGACTTCACCTTGCCTATTAGAGTATGATCTTATTTGACGATTGGCATCAGTAATTCTATCCCCGATAGCTCTGTCTTGTGATCTAGATCGAATTCTCTTACAATCAAAAGCAATACCTTTATCTAATCCCTCAATAGTTAACAAAAAGTCTGGAGTTTTTTCACCTCTTTGCTCACTCTCAGAAAGTGCAGTAATTACTCTTCCAGGATAACTAGTAAATCGTGCTGCACAGAAAAACTCTGCCATCAATGATGGAAAATCGTTGGGATTGAGGATTCTATTTTTAATTCTTTTCACAACTCCATCATTTCCATAATTCTCAAAATTGCCAAGGCTTAGATTCTGGCCTTCCCCTGAGCTGCATTTTGAGACGATATAGCTATCAAGAGAGACAGTTAGGATCAACGGAATTTTATCCAAATTATTTTGAAGATGAATCAACTCATTCTGGTCAATCATCAAATTACAAATATCAATGTAATTCTTGAGTGGGTGTTCTATTCTTGGTCGATTGTACAGTTCTTGAAGTTTATCTGAACCAACTAGTCCTTCAATGAGTTGTTTCTGCTTGGCAAATCGATTTTCAGGAAGAATTATTCTTTGAGTCGAGGGATCAGACATAGATTGTCTATCCTGAAGTGCAATTAACTCAGTGAGTCTAACACCTAACTATGAATTAGACAGAAAGTTTCCGTCTAAAAGAACTATTAAGGTGTTTAGGCTGAATGTCAAGTTTCTTCCTAAGTACCCTATAGGGACTAAAAAGCAGGAAACCTCAACACAGTATCCTCTGCCAGGATAATTAGTCTCCGGGGGAAACGACCAGAAGCGCAATCATGAGATACACCCCAATCATGCAGTGGGATAGCCATTCATCCACCCCCAGCGCCACCAGGCCCAGCACTGTAAACACCAGGCCCGCCACAAACACACTCCAGGTTAAATCTTGGATCAAGGGGTTGGGGGTATAAAGATTGAGACCAATCGCTAAAGAAGTCAAGACAAAACAGACAATCGCAGCAATATGGCTCCAGACCGAATAGAGAACATAGCGATTACGAGCTTGGAGCAAATGGGTTAACCGTTCGAGTTGGGGTTGCCAGGCCTTGTGCTTACCCGGATCCGAAATATGCGCTTGTAACCCGATCTGCTTTTGCTCCAAGGCACTGATATTGTTAAACAGCAACGCCCGCCGCCCACTTAAACCCAAGAGAAATAGGGCCTGGGACATCAACATTACCATTGGGGCCAGCAGGTCTTGAATGATGACTAAGGTACGGGTGGCACTGACATCCATAACGATGGCTCACTCGGTTTATCTAGAGCTTTGGGCGCACTGTGGCCTACAACATACAAGAGCGAGACCACCGTAACTCATCCACAGAACGGGGCACTAGGCTGAGATCATGATGACCGCCAGGGCTGGGCATAAACCCAACTAACTCATCGGTACGGGTATCAATGAAATAGACCATGCTGCGATAGCGTTGAAAGCCCCCTGTAATCCCGACTACATAGCGACCATCTGGGGTAATCGTAATACTTTCCACATCCGGGGCAATATTTTGGATTTCTTTGCGGATTTTCCAGGTTTCCGTATCAATGACCATGACCCCCGACTTGGCTGGGGCCGGATAGAGAATCACCAGATACAGTTTTTTGGCATCGGGCGTAAACACCATGTGGAAGGGTTCGGGATAGCGGCCATACCACAGGGGATCCCGGATTTCGGCAAACTTTTTCCATTTCTTCGGATCTGGGTCGCTACTGTCAAAGACACCCAAAGCATTTTCCCGCCCATTGTTCATAAAGCAGAAATACTTGCCATCCGGTGAAAATCCAGATTCATGGCCTGGAGACCCGACTTGATCTAGTTTGATTTCCCAGGTGTCTTTATCGGTTTTGGTGACCGGGTAATGATCCGGGGTTTGGGAATTAAACGAGCAGAAGGTGACTGGCTCCATATTTTTCTGGGCATCCAGCACCACCAGGCCCCCACATAAGCGAATTAAGGTCGCCGCCCAGCGTCCGGAAGGATGCCAAATTGTCCCATCTGCCCCACATAGCCCCAAAACATCTTGGCCAGGAATTTGTCCTTCTTCTACCAGCAATTCCCCCGACGGCACCATTTCCCAGTCAATTTTCAGCCCCTTAGTCCCTTGGTAATCAAACAAGCCAGTCGTGGCATCGGGATAAATCCGCCGAACTTTTAGCGTTCCCCCTTGTCGCCAGGCCTGGTCAAGCTCCGGCACATTAGGCACCCAATCATATTTCAGGGCCACCTTAACTTGGGAACTGCCCCGATCAAACCAGGCCGCAATATCCTTTTGACCATCCGTAATCCAGTAGGATTGGGCATCATCTGGTTTAATCGTGGTGTGGACTCCCAGGCCCAGGCCCGTACTGGCCGCCACATTATCTTCCAGAACCATCATATTGCCGTCATATTTGACCTTATACATATTGAAGCCCTCGGCGGGTTCCGACATTGGCGTGGGAATGCCAAAGATCAAGGCATCTTTCCCCCCCTGACAACTGTTGATAAACTCAAAGCCTTCATAGGGATTACTCGAGGGAAAGGCCTGGATGTGGTGGGAAATTGGGCAATAGTCGCCATAGTTCCAGTACCAAATCGAAGCCATGACCGTGCCTGTTTTTAAGTCCAGCGCGTGCGTGCCACCGCCCATTTTTTGGGGACAGAGGAGAATATAATCCCCAATAACATCCCCATTGGGCAAGCGAAACAGGTAGTCATCAATATTGGAGACTTTGCGGTGGATCGGTTGATTGGGGCTATATCCCGGTTCCAGGGCAACTCCTTGGGGGGGCAATGTTGGCGTTGTTTCTGCGGCCAAGGCCGGCCGAGCTAACCCCACTCCTAAAACACTGGTGGCGGCAATTTGCAACAGTGAACGCCGATTGAGCGCGGCTGGCTGGGGGGGAGTTGGGGAAACTGATGCATCGGTATTTACTTGCTCTGGTTGCAGTTGCTCTTCCATACTCACCATATTCCCCATGAGTTTGATTTTGTAATCTAGTCAATATTTTCTTTATGCCTAGGGTAACTCACTCAAACAGCCATGGCATTATGACTTTATAAATTGCAATGATTACCAAAAGCCGCTTAAGGTTTTTTGAAAAAAATGCGTAAAAGTATTTCAAATTAATTTCTTGAAGATTGATGCTAGGGCGTGTCATCTCCGAACGTTGGCCTTCACCTACCGGGGGTGCAGCAAAGCTCTACAAATAAGCTAGATAAATATGCTCTCCAGGCAAGCAACCTCTACGGTGACATCAACCACCACCTCAACGATTTATCTGGATCAAAATACTAAACTCTAAATAACCTACTTAGTGATTCCGGCAATACATTGAACTTCCAAAAGAAGTCCGGGAATCATTAGAGCTGCGACACCAATGGTGGCACTGGTATAGGCTGGTGATGCTAGAATTTTCTTCCTAGTTGCAACATAAATTGAGCCGTTGTCGGCCAAATTCACAATAAAGCTAGTCATTTGCAGGATTTGCTCCAGGCCCGAACCTGCTGCTTGGAGAATGATCTCAATGTTTTCATAGGTCTTCCAAGTTTGAGACTCAATATCCAGGCCTGCCAGGGAACCATCTACATTTAGCCCACTAATACCCGAGAGGTAAAGCGTATCGCCGTAACGGACACAGTTGGTAAAGCCATAGGGTTCATAGGGCAGGATATGACTCACTGAAATGACTTCTTTCATGAAATATCTCCAAAATATAATATAGTCGTCAATTGCTGGTATAAGTCTATAGTAGTCTTAGCTTAGAACAGAATATGTAGAATATTTCTCTATACTATAAAAACCAGAGAAACGATGTTCTAAGAACAGTTAAAAAAAGAAATCGCACAATCAAGA
This genomic interval carries:
- a CDS encoding DUF2721 domain-containing protein, with product MDVSATRTLVIIQDLLAPMVMLMSQALFLLGLSGRRALLFNNISALEQKQIGLQAHISDPGKHKAWQPQLERLTHLLQARNRYVLYSVWSHIAAIVCFVLTSLAIGLNLYTPNPLIQDLTWSVFVAGLVFTVLGLVALGVDEWLSHCMIGVYLMIALLVVSPGD
- a CDS encoding Rid family hydrolase; this encodes MKEVISVSHILPYEPYGFTNCVRYGDTLYLSGISGLNVDGSLAGLDIESQTWKTYENIEIILQAAGSGLEQILQMTSFIVNLADNGSIYVATRKKILASPAYTSATIGVAALMIPGLLLEVQCIAGITK